The Pseudomonas multiresinivorans DNA window GTTATGCAATAAAATAATAAAAAATTACATGCCTAGTTCTGGTTGGCATGTAGGTCAAGTCGCCGAATGATAGGCGAACAATGCCGGCGAACCGCCGGTGTGCAGGAACAGGATAGGCCCAGGTTTTACGAAGCGATCCCGGCGGATGCCGTCGAGCAATCCCGCCATCGCCTTGCCGGTGTACACGGGGTCCAGCAACAGGCCTTCCTGGCTCGCCAGCAGGCGAATCGCATCGAGCGTTCCGGCATTGGGTTCGCCGTAGCGCGGGCCGAAGTACTGGTCCCACAAGTGTACGGTCGGCACTGCCTGCGTTTCGTGGCCGAGCAGTTGCAGCGTGCGCTCAACCAGTCCTTCCACCTTCGGCCGCTGTGCCGCGTCTGTGCGCGAGACGGTTACGCCGATCACGTCCAGTTGCGGCAGTGCATCGGCCAGTGCGATCGCAAGACCGGCATGGGTACCGGCGCTTCCCGAGGCGAGCACGACGGCGGAGAACTCCTGGCCGCTGGCCCGAACCTGCTCGGCCAGCTCCAGCCCGGCGCGTACGTAGCCCAGGGCGCCCAGCGCGTTGGAGCCGCCAATGGGCACAATGTAAGGCTTGCGACCCTCGCGGCGCAGGCGTTCACCGGTTTGTGCCAGCAACTCGTCCGCGGTATCGAGATTGGGCACGAGTTCGACTTCGGTGCCAAACAGGTCGAGCAACAGGCGATTGCCGTTGCTCAGGTAATTGCGGTCCTCGGTGCCGATCGGGTTTTCCAGCAGCGCCACGCAGCGCAGGCCGAGCTTCGCTGCGACGGCGGCGGTCTGGCGTACGTGGTTGGACTGGATCGCGCCGGCGGTGACCAGCGTATCGGCGCCGGCCTTCAGCGCATCGGCGGCGAGGAATTCCAGCTTGCGCACCTTGTTGCCGCCCAGGGCGAAGGGTGTGGTGTCGTCACGTTTCACATACAGCTCGCGGCCCAGTGATGTGGACAGCCGCTCCAGCTTGTCCAGCGGCGTCGGGCCGCCGGCCAGGTCGAGGCGGGGGAAGCGGGCGAGGGCTTCGCGAAGGGCGCTCATGAAGGATTCTCGGTATGGCAGTGGATTCGTCACGATAGAGCGCGGAAAGTCCTCTCGCAATCTGCCGAGCGGCCGCTTGACGCCGGGCTGCACGGGAATATCGCGTGACGATCCGCCATCTCGCCATGGGAATCTCCGGAGGCTGTGAATCAATGTGCGGACAGCGGCTCGGCGAACCGCTACGCTCCATGCTCAGATCCGGAGTCTTCAACCGGGCGATAACGAAAACAGGAAAACCAGGGCGGGAAATCCAAATGACTTCAGCTGTACTTTCGCGCGCTTCGCTGCGTCGCTGCTCGCTTCAGCTATTGGGTGCCATTGCCCTGTTGCTGGGGCTGAGCACGCCCGCGCTGGCCGACCGCGTGATTCCTGCGGGGATGATGGTCGGCTTCGTCGACA harbors:
- a CDS encoding D-cysteine desulfhydrase, whose translation is MSALREALARFPRLDLAGGPTPLDKLERLSTSLGRELYVKRDDTTPFALGGNKVRKLEFLAADALKAGADTLVTAGAIQSNHVRQTAAVAAKLGLRCVALLENPIGTEDRNYLSNGNRLLLDLFGTEVELVPNLDTADELLAQTGERLRREGRKPYIVPIGGSNALGALGYVRAGLELAEQVRASGQEFSAVVLASGSAGTHAGLAIALADALPQLDVIGVTVSRTDAAQRPKVEGLVERTLQLLGHETQAVPTVHLWDQYFGPRYGEPNAGTLDAIRLLASQEGLLLDPVYTGKAMAGLLDGIRRDRFVKPGPILFLHTGGSPALFAYHSAT